Proteins co-encoded in one Medicago truncatula cultivar Jemalong A17 chromosome 8, MtrunA17r5.0-ANR, whole genome shotgun sequence genomic window:
- the LOC25501225 gene encoding ribonuclease 3-like protein 2, with the protein MKMEMEASVAAVEKIIGYTFLNKKLLEDALTHTSYPESVSYERLEFVGDAVLGLAISNHIFLSYTSVDAGQLSLLRAANVSTEKLARAAVNHGLHRYVRHNTVNIVHKISEFADAVEREKDCAVVLYGGSVKAPKILADVVESIAAAVYVDVDFDLKKLWVILRGLLEPIVTLDDLERKPQPVTTLYEICQKNGRKVEIRQSRNGAKSTASVYVDGELVATACSDQKDIARLDAAQIAVHELERVLPATTMMSDRCKGLDGTFEIEAAKQQLYAICGTKKWPKPVYSIEKDEGTPQKKIFVTSVQIATPDGILKMLGDEKSRLKDAQNSAASLMIRALQQGQYV; encoded by the exons atgaaaatggagATGGAAGCTTCAGTTGCAGCAGTGGAGAAGATAATCGGCTACACATTCCTCAACAAGAAGCTTCTAGAAGATGCTCTAACCCACACTTCTTACCCCGAATCTGTTTCCTACGAACGTCTCGAGTTCGTTGGTGACGCTGTTTTGGGTCTTGCTATCAGCAACCATATTTTCCTCTCTTACACCTCCGTTGACGCTGGTCAACTCTCTCTTCTACGTGCTGCTAATGTCAGCACCGAGAAACTTGCTCGTGCAGCAGTCAATCATGGTCTTCATCGTTACGTTCGTCACAACACGGTTAATATTGTTCATAAGATTAGTGAGTTTGCTGATGCGGTTGAACGTGAGAAAGATTGTGCTGTTGTTTTGTATGGTGGTTCGGTTAAAGCCCCGAAGATTCTTGCTGATGTTGTTGAATCTATTGCTGCTGCTGtttatgttgatgttgattttgatctTAAGAAATTATGGGTG ATATTAAGAGGTCTTTTGGAGCCAATAGTTACATTGGATGATCTGGAACGAAAACCGCAACCGGTGACAACGCTCTATGAGATCTGTCAAAAGAATGGGAGAAAGGTTGAGATAAGACAATCGAGGAATGGTGCCAAAAGCACTGCCAGTGTCTATGTTGATGGAGAGTTGGTTGCTACTGCTTGTTCTGATCAGAAGGACATTGCAAGGCTTGATGCTGCCCAGATTGCTGTGCATGAACTAGAACGCGTATTGCCTGCCACTACCATGATGTCCGATCGTTGTAAAGGCCTTGATGGTACCTTTGAAATTGAAGCAGCCAAGCAGCAATTATATGCAATTTGCGGGACGAAAAAGTGGCCTAAACCAGTATACAG CATTGAGAAAGATGAAGGTACTCCTCAGAAGAAGATATTTGTCACCTCTGTCCAGATAGCCACTCCAGATGGTATACTCAAAATGTTAGGGGATGAAAAGTCTCGGCTGAAGGATGCACAGAACTCTGCGGCTTCCTTGATGATTCGGGCCTTACAACAAGGCCAGTATGTGTaa